The Streptococcus equi subsp. equi nucleotide sequence GAGGTTTTAAAGGATCTTGATTTTTACGAGGAATCTGGCGGTGGTATGACCTTGTCTGGCGGTGAAATCTTTGCTCAATTTGACTTTGCCTTAGCGCTTCTAAAGGCTGCTAAGGCAGAAGGGCTACACACAGCTATCGAAACGACAGCCTTTGCTAAGCACGAGCAATTTGCTGAGCTGATCAACTATGTAGACTTTATTTATACCGATTTGAAGCACTATAATCGCCTAAAGCACACCAAGGTCACCGGGGTGCGAAATGACCTGATCATTAAAATATCCACTACGCCTTTGAGATGGGCAAGGAAGTCGTCTTGCGTATCCCTGTCATTCCGAATTTCAACGATTCTTTGGAGGACGCCAAGGCATTTTCTGAGCTTTTCAATCAGCTAAACATTAATCAGGTGCAGCTACTTCCCTTTCACCAGTTTGGTGAAAACAAATACAAATTGCTAGGCAGAAGCTATGACATGGCTGATGCTGTCGCTTATCACCCAGAGGATCTGGTGGATTATCAGCAAATCTTTCTCAATCATCATATCCATTGCTATTTTTAATCTTAAAAGCCCTATACCTAAAAAACATGAGCAGCTCCTCCGGATAACCTTCCTTAGGATTGCTCGTGTTTTCGTTAATATTCAGCTAAGGCTGGTGCTATCACAATAGACAGCTTAGATAGTTGCCCAAACAGATTCAAGGATATTGGTTTGCTCACGTCCTGGACCTACTGAGAAGGTTGAGATACGAACACCAACCAGTTCGCCAATACGACGAACATAGTTGCGAGCATTTTCTGGGAGATCCTCAAGGCTGCGAACACCGGTAATATCCTCTGACCAGCCTGGAAGCTCTTCATAAATCGGTTTGCAGCGTTTTAGCTGCTCAAGGCTTGCTGGGTAATGATCAATGCGCTTACCATCAAGGTCATAAGCGACACAGATTTTTACAGTCTCAAGGCCTGATAGCACATCAATAGAGTTAAGTGATAGATTGGTAATGCCTGACACACGACGGCTATGACGCATCACAACAGAATCAAACCAGCCAACGCGACGTGGACGACCAGTGGTTGTTCCATACTCATGACCAATCTCACGAATGCGCTCACCAACCTCGTCAAATAACTCGGTAGGGAATGGTCCATCACCAACGCGACTAGTATAGGCCTTACATACTCCAACAACCTTGTTGATTTTGCTTGGTCCGACTCCTGAACCAATGGTCACACCGCCTGCAACTGGATTAGATGAGGTGACAAATGGATAGGTTCCCTGATCAATATCAAGCATAACCCCTTGAGCTCCCTCAAAAAGGACACGCTTGCCCGCATCAAGAGCGTCGTTCAAAATAACAGATGTGTCTGTCACATATTTTTTGATCTCTTGACCATAAGCATAGTATTCTTCAAAAATCTCGTCAAATGCAATCGGTGCGCTGTCATACATTTTCTCAAAAAGACGATTTTTCTCAGCCAGATTCGTCTTTAAGCGCTCAGCAAAAATATCCCTGTCTAACAGGTCTGCAATACGGATACCAACACGTGCTGCCTTATCCATATAGGCTGGACCGATGCCCTTGATGGTGGTACCGATTTTATTGTCACCCTTTGCTTCCTCTTGAAGCTGGTCAAGCTTGATATGGTATGGCAAAATGACATGAGCACGATCAGAAATGCGCAAATTGTCTGTGGTCACGCCCTCCTCATGCAGGTAAGCAAGCTCCTTAACCAAGGATTTTGGATTGACAACCACACCATTTCCAATCACAGAAATCTTTTCTGGGAAGAAAATACCTGATGGAATCAGGTGCAGCTTGAATTTCTTGTTATCAATAACAATGGTATGTCCTGCATTGTCACCACCTTGGTAACGTGCAATCACTTCTGCATCTGAGGATAAAAAGTCAGTGATCTTACCCTTACCTTCGTCACCCCACTGGGTACCAACTACTACTACTGATGTCATATCTTCGATATAGGCTCATCTCAACAAAGAAAGAGAGCCCCCACCTTTCTTGATAAATGTGGCAGGACTCTCACCTGCAAGTGTCTGTTACACCTCATTATAGCAAAAAATGTGGTTTTCTGCTATCTTTCCTTGGTATTATTAAGAAAAAATATCAAATGGCAAATGCTTTTTTCTGAAAACAGGCA carries:
- the hpdA gene encoding pyruvate formate-lyase activating enzyme codes for the protein MTTKGIVFNIQHFSIHDGPGIRTTVFLKGCPLRCPWCANPESQKTLPEKMLSTDGLKTEIVGQEKTVEEIIAEVLKDLDFYEESGGGMTLSGGEIFAQFDFALALLKAAKAEGLHTAIETTAFAKHEQFAELINYVDFIYTDLKHYNRLKHTKVTGVRNDLIIKISTTPLRWARKSSCVSLSFRISTILWRTPRHFLSFSIS
- the purA gene encoding adenylosuccinate synthetase: MTSVVVVGTQWGDEGKGKITDFLSSDAEVIARYQGGDNAGHTIVIDNKKFKLHLIPSGIFFPEKISVIGNGVVVNPKSLVKELAYLHEEGVTTDNLRISDRAHVILPYHIKLDQLQEEAKGDNKIGTTIKGIGPAYMDKAARVGIRIADLLDRDIFAERLKTNLAEKNRLFEKMYDSAPIAFDEIFEEYYAYGQEIKKYVTDTSVILNDALDAGKRVLFEGAQGVMLDIDQGTYPFVTSSNPVAGGVTIGSGVGPSKINKVVGVCKAYTSRVGDGPFPTELFDEVGERIREIGHEYGTTTGRPRRVGWFDSVVMRHSRRVSGITNLSLNSIDVLSGLETVKICVAYDLDGKRIDHYPASLEQLKRCKPIYEELPGWSEDITGVRSLEDLPENARNYVRRIGELVGVRISTFSVGPGREQTNILESVWATI